Proteins encoded by one window of Streptomyces clavuligerus:
- a CDS encoding arylamine N-acetyltransferase family protein: MDAREAPADTVVSVMDAYLRRIGARRPERADPAALRSLMLCHVRTVPFENLSIHLHEDIVLEEDALLAKIVDRGRGGFCYELNGAFAALLRHLGFTVALLQARAYGGDGRPGIPYDHLALRVETEDGRPWLVDVGFGDNSHQPLAWDERGDQRDPAGVFRVEAAGGGVLEVSRDGRRQYRLEPGARELADFRVGAWWHRTSPGSPFTRSLVCSLVTTGGRVTLSGRKLVVTADGERHEELLADGAAVLAAYRDHFGLRLDRLPRDPRGGRG; the protein is encoded by the coding sequence ATGGACGCCAGGGAAGCACCAGCCGACACCGTCGTATCCGTCATGGACGCCTATCTGCGCCGGATCGGAGCACGGCGACCGGAGCGGGCGGATCCCGCGGCGCTGCGCTCGCTCATGCTGTGCCATGTGCGGACGGTGCCGTTCGAGAATCTCTCCATCCATCTCCACGAGGACATCGTCCTGGAGGAGGACGCCCTGCTCGCGAAGATCGTCGACCGGGGGCGCGGCGGCTTCTGCTACGAACTCAACGGCGCCTTCGCGGCGTTGCTGCGGCATCTCGGGTTCACGGTGGCCCTGCTCCAGGCGCGTGCCTATGGCGGCGACGGCCGCCCCGGCATCCCCTATGACCATCTCGCGCTGCGCGTGGAGACCGAGGACGGCCGCCCCTGGCTGGTGGATGTGGGCTTCGGGGACAACTCCCACCAGCCGCTGGCCTGGGACGAGCGCGGGGACCAGAGGGACCCCGCGGGTGTCTTCCGGGTCGAGGCGGCAGGGGGCGGTGTGCTGGAGGTGTCCCGGGACGGCCGGCGCCAGTACCGGCTGGAGCCGGGGGCGCGGGAGCTGGCGGACTTCCGGGTGGGGGCCTGGTGGCACCGGACGTCCCCCGGGTCCCCCTTCACCCGGTCCCTGGTCTGTTCCCTGGTCACCACCGGGGGACGGGTCACCCTCAGCGGCCGGAAGCTGGTCGTCACCGCCGACGGGGAGCGGCACGAGGAGTTGCTGGCGGACGGGGCGGCCGTGCTGGCCGCCTACCGGGACCACTTCGGGCTGCGTCTGGACCGGCTGCCGCGCGATCCGCGCGGCGGGCGGGGCTGA
- the holA gene encoding DNA polymerase III subunit delta — protein MATRKNSTDDPLAPVTLVVGQEDLLLDRAVRQVVAAARAADADTDVRDLTADQLQPGTLAELTSPSLFAERKVVVVRNAQDLSADTIKDIKGYLTAPAEEITLVFVHPGGAKGKGLLDAARKAGAREVACPKTTKPAERLTFVRAEFRTLGRSATPEACQALVDAIGSDLRELASAASQLTADVEGTIDEAVVGRYYTGRAEASSFTVADRAVEGRAAEALEALRWSLATGVAPVLITSALAQGVRAIGKLSAARGGRPADLARELGMPPWKIDRVRQQMRGWTPDGVAVALRAVAEADAGVKGGGDDPEYALEKAVVTIARAARSRR, from the coding sequence ATGGCCACCAGGAAGAACTCGACCGACGATCCGCTCGCCCCCGTCACTCTCGTCGTGGGCCAGGAGGATCTGCTACTCGACCGCGCGGTGCGGCAGGTGGTGGCGGCGGCGCGCGCCGCCGACGCCGACACGGACGTCCGGGACCTCACGGCCGACCAGCTCCAGCCCGGCACCCTCGCCGAGCTGACGAGCCCGTCGCTCTTCGCCGAGCGCAAGGTCGTCGTCGTCCGCAACGCCCAGGATCTGTCCGCCGACACGATCAAGGACATCAAGGGCTATCTCACCGCACCGGCGGAGGAGATCACCCTGGTCTTCGTCCACCCGGGCGGTGCGAAGGGCAAGGGGCTGCTGGACGCCGCCCGCAAGGCGGGGGCGCGGGAGGTCGCCTGTCCGAAGACGACGAAGCCCGCGGAGCGGCTGACGTTCGTGCGGGCGGAGTTCCGGACGCTGGGCCGGTCCGCGACACCGGAGGCGTGTCAGGCGCTCGTGGACGCGATCGGCAGCGATCTGCGGGAGTTGGCGAGCGCGGCCTCGCAGCTCACGGCCGATGTCGAGGGCACGATCGACGAGGCCGTCGTCGGGCGGTACTACACGGGCCGTGCCGAGGCGTCCAGTTTCACGGTCGCCGACCGCGCGGTGGAGGGCCGGGCGGCGGAGGCGCTGGAGGCGTTGCGGTGGTCGCTGGCCACCGGGGTGGCGCCGGTGCTGATCACCAGCGCGCTGGCGCAGGGAGTGCGGGCGATCGGGAAGCTGTCCGCCGCGCGGGGAGGACGGCCCGCCGATCTCGCCCGGGAACTGGGGATGCCCCCGTGGAAGATCGACCGGGTCCGGCAGCAGATGCGCGGCTGGACCCCGGACGGGGTCGCGGTCGCGCTCCGCGCGGTCGCCGAGGCCGACGCCGGGGTGAAGGGCGGGGGGGACGACCCCGAGTACGCCCTGGAGAAGGCGGTCGTGACCATCGCCCGCGCCGCCCGCTCCCGCCGCTGA
- the rpsT gene encoding 30S ribosomal protein S20 — translation MANIKSQIKRNKTNEKARLRNKAVKSSLKTAVRKAREAVASGDLEKATVAAREAARKLDKAVSKGVIHKNAAANKKSALASKVASLQG, via the coding sequence GTGGCGAACATCAAGTCCCAGATCAAGCGGAACAAGACGAACGAGAAGGCGCGCCTGCGCAACAAGGCCGTCAAGTCCTCGCTCAAGACCGCGGTCCGCAAGGCCCGCGAGGCCGTCGCCTCCGGCGACCTCGAGAAGGCCACCGTGGCCGCTCGCGAGGCCGCCCGCAAGCTCGACAAGGCCGTCTCGAAGGGTGTCATCCACAAGAACGCCGCCGCCAACAAGAAGTCGGCGCTGGCGTCCAAGGTTGCCTCCCTCCAGGGCTGA
- the lepA gene encoding translation elongation factor 4 produces the protein MPATPLNVPEPSRTDPALIRNFCIIAHIDHGKSTLADRMLQLTGVVEQRQMRAQYLDRMDIERERGITIKSQAVRLPWAPTEGPGQGSTHILNMIDTPGHVDFTYEVSRSLAACEGTVLLVDAAQGIEAQTLANLYLAMENDLTIVPVLNKIDLPAAQPEKFAEELANLVGCEPGDVLRVSAKTGLGVEALLDRVVRDVPAPVGVKDAPARAMIFDSVYDSYRGVVTYVRVVDGTLGKRERIRMMSTGATHELLEIGTNSPEMLSADGLGVGEVGYLITGVKDVRQSKVGDTITQQNKGATEALGGYKDPKPMVFSGLYPLDGSDYPELRDALDKLQLNDAALVYEPETSAALGFGFRVGFLGLLHLDVIRERLEREFGLDLIATAPNVVYRVIMEDGVEHTVTNPSEFPEGKIAEVYEPVVRATVLAPTEFIGSIMELCQNRRGTLLGMDYLSEDRVEIRYTLPLAEIVFDFFDQLKSKTRGYASLDYEPTGEQSAHLVKVDILLHGDKVDAFSAITHRDQAYAYGVRLVAKLKELIPRQAFEVPVQAAIGSRVIARETIRAIRKDVLAKCYGGDISRKRKLLEKQKEGKKRMKMVGSVEVPQEAFIAVLSSDESGGKTKK, from the coding sequence GTGCCCGCGACTCCTCTCAACGTGCCCGAGCCGAGCCGTACCGACCCGGCGCTGATCCGCAATTTCTGCATCATCGCGCACATCGACCACGGCAAGTCGACGCTTGCCGACCGGATGCTCCAGCTCACCGGGGTGGTCGAGCAGCGGCAGATGCGCGCGCAGTACCTCGACCGGATGGACATCGAGCGTGAGCGCGGCATCACGATCAAGTCCCAGGCCGTCCGGCTGCCCTGGGCCCCCACCGAGGGCCCCGGCCAGGGCAGCACCCACATCCTGAACATGATCGACACCCCGGGGCACGTGGACTTCACCTATGAGGTCTCCCGTTCCCTGGCGGCCTGCGAAGGCACGGTCCTGCTGGTGGACGCGGCCCAGGGGATCGAGGCGCAGACCCTGGCCAACCTCTATCTGGCGATGGAGAACGACCTCACCATCGTTCCCGTCCTCAACAAGATCGACCTGCCGGCGGCCCAGCCGGAGAAGTTCGCCGAGGAACTGGCGAACCTGGTCGGCTGCGAGCCGGGCGATGTGCTCCGGGTCTCCGCGAAGACCGGTCTGGGAGTGGAGGCGCTGCTCGACCGCGTGGTCCGGGACGTCCCCGCCCCCGTCGGGGTCAAGGACGCGCCCGCCCGCGCCATGATCTTCGACTCGGTCTACGACTCCTACCGGGGCGTCGTGACCTATGTCCGGGTCGTCGACGGCACCCTCGGCAAGCGCGAGCGCATCCGGATGATGTCCACCGGGGCCACGCACGAGCTGCTGGAGATCGGCACCAACTCGCCCGAGATGCTGTCCGCCGACGGTCTGGGCGTGGGCGAGGTGGGCTACCTGATCACCGGTGTGAAGGATGTCCGCCAGTCCAAGGTCGGCGACACCATCACCCAGCAGAACAAGGGCGCCACCGAGGCACTGGGCGGCTACAAGGACCCCAAGCCGATGGTGTTCTCCGGCCTCTACCCGCTGGACGGCTCGGACTACCCCGAGCTGCGCGACGCCCTCGACAAGCTCCAGCTCAACGATGCCGCGCTGGTGTACGAGCCGGAGACCTCGGCGGCCCTCGGCTTCGGTTTCCGCGTCGGCTTCCTCGGTCTGCTGCACCTGGATGTGATCCGGGAGCGGCTGGAGCGCGAGTTCGGCCTCGATCTGATCGCCACGGCCCCCAATGTGGTCTACCGCGTGATCATGGAGGACGGCGTCGAGCACACGGTCACCAACCCGAGCGAGTTCCCCGAGGGGAAGATCGCGGAGGTGTACGAGCCGGTGGTCCGCGCCACCGTCCTCGCGCCCACCGAGTTCATCGGCTCGATCATGGAGCTGTGCCAGAACCGCCGGGGCACCCTGCTCGGCATGGACTACCTCTCCGAGGACCGGGTGGAGATCCGCTACACCCTGCCCCTCGCCGAGATCGTCTTCGACTTCTTCGACCAGCTGAAGTCGAAGACCCGGGGATACGCCTCGCTCGACTACGAGCCCACGGGCGAGCAGTCCGCCCACCTCGTGAAGGTGGACATCCTGCTCCACGGCGACAAGGTCGACGCCTTCTCAGCGATCACCCACCGTGACCAGGCGTACGCCTACGGGGTGCGGCTCGTCGCCAAGCTGAAGGAGCTGATCCCGCGGCAGGCGTTCGAGGTGCCGGTGCAGGCGGCCATCGGCTCCCGGGTCATCGCCCGGGAGACCATCCGCGCCATCCGCAAGGACGTCCTCGCCAAGTGCTACGGCGGTGACATCTCCCGTAAGCGGAAGCTGCTGGAGAAGCAGAAGGAAGGCAAGAAGCGGATGAAGATGGTCGGCAGCGTGGAGGTGCCGCAGGAAGCCTTCATCGCGGTGCTGTCCAGCGACGAGAGCGGCGGCAAGACCAAGAAGTAG
- a CDS encoding AMP-dependent synthetase/ligase gives MSDTQTLIENRPPSVAVLFAERVAATPDAEAFRYPVPSASGQGPDEWKSLSWSEAAERVHAVAAGLIGLGVEPEDRVALASATRIEWILADLGVMCAGGATTTIYPSTNAEESAYILADSESRVLIAEDAVQLAKARERRAELPGLRHVVVIDATGVEPDAADPEGWVLTLAELEARGAAYLAATPGAVKERVGAITSDQLATLIYTSGTTGRPKGVRLPHDNWSYMARAIGASGLVNADDVQYLWLPLAHVFGKVLTSGQIEVGHVTAVDGRIDKIIDNLPVVQPTYMAAVPRIFEKVYNGVAAKARAGGPAKYKIFRWAAEVAREYAKAGQDNFRRTGTRSVPFALSAKHKVADALVYSKLREAFGGRLRAAVSGSAALSPEIGYFFAGAGIHILEGYGLTESSAASFVNPGEAYRTGTVGKPLPGTEVRIADDGEILLRGPGIMQGYHGQPEKTAEVLEPDGWLHTGDIGELSTDGYLRITDRKKDLIKTSGGKYIAPTEIEIQFKAACPFVSNIVVIGADRNFCTALIALDEPTVLGWAKENGLDGRSYAEVVAAPATRELIQGYAARVNEGLQRWQTIKKFRLLPRDLDVEHGDLTPSLKLKRPAVEREFQHLIDEMYQGARES, from the coding sequence GTGAGCGACACACAGACCCTGATCGAGAACCGGCCGCCCTCCGTGGCGGTCCTCTTCGCCGAGCGCGTGGCGGCCACTCCGGACGCCGAGGCGTTCCGCTACCCGGTGCCGTCCGCGTCGGGCCAGGGCCCTGACGAGTGGAAGTCGCTGAGCTGGAGCGAGGCCGCCGAGCGGGTGCACGCCGTCGCGGCGGGGCTCATCGGCCTCGGCGTCGAGCCCGAGGACCGTGTCGCGCTGGCCTCCGCCACCCGGATCGAGTGGATTCTCGCCGACCTCGGGGTGATGTGCGCGGGCGGCGCCACGACGACGATCTACCCGTCCACCAACGCCGAGGAGTCGGCGTACATCCTCGCGGACTCCGAGAGCCGGGTCCTCATCGCGGAGGACGCCGTACAGCTCGCCAAGGCGCGGGAGCGCCGCGCCGAGCTGCCGGGGCTGCGGCATGTCGTCGTCATCGACGCCACGGGCGTCGAGCCGGACGCGGCCGACCCCGAGGGATGGGTGCTCACCCTGGCCGAGCTGGAGGCGCGCGGCGCCGCGTACCTCGCGGCCACCCCCGGAGCGGTCAAGGAGCGCGTCGGGGCGATCACCTCCGACCAGCTCGCGACCCTGATCTACACCTCGGGCACCACCGGCCGTCCCAAGGGTGTCCGCCTGCCGCACGACAACTGGTCGTACATGGCGCGGGCGATCGGGGCCTCCGGCCTGGTCAACGCGGACGATGTGCAGTACCTCTGGCTGCCGCTCGCGCATGTCTTCGGCAAGGTGCTGACCTCCGGCCAGATCGAGGTCGGTCATGTCACCGCCGTCGACGGCCGCATCGACAAGATCATCGACAATCTGCCGGTGGTCCAGCCGACCTATATGGCGGCCGTGCCGCGGATCTTCGAGAAGGTCTACAACGGCGTCGCCGCCAAGGCGCGCGCCGGAGGACCCGCCAAGTACAAGATCTTCCGCTGGGCCGCCGAGGTCGCGCGCGAGTACGCCAAGGCCGGCCAGGACAACTTCCGCCGGACGGGCACCCGCTCCGTCCCGTTCGCGCTGAGCGCCAAGCACAAGGTCGCCGACGCGCTCGTCTACTCCAAGCTGCGCGAGGCGTTCGGCGGCAGGCTGCGCGCCGCCGTCTCCGGCTCCGCCGCGCTCTCGCCGGAGATCGGCTACTTCTTCGCGGGCGCCGGAATCCACATCCTGGAGGGGTACGGGCTGACCGAGTCGAGCGCCGCCTCCTTCGTCAACCCGGGCGAGGCCTACCGCACCGGCACGGTCGGCAAACCCCTGCCCGGCACGGAGGTGCGGATCGCCGACGACGGCGAGATCCTGCTGCGCGGCCCGGGCATCATGCAGGGCTACCACGGGCAGCCCGAGAAGACCGCCGAGGTGCTGGAGCCGGACGGCTGGCTGCACACCGGCGACATCGGTGAACTCTCCACCGACGGCTATCTGCGGATCACCGACCGCAAGAAGGACCTGATCAAGACCTCCGGCGGCAAGTACATCGCCCCGACGGAGATCGAGATCCAGTTCAAGGCCGCCTGCCCCTTCGTCTCGAACATCGTGGTCATCGGCGCGGACCGGAACTTCTGCACCGCGCTGATCGCGCTCGACGAGCCCACGGTGCTCGGCTGGGCGAAGGAGAACGGGCTCGACGGCCGCTCCTACGCCGAGGTGGTGGCGGCGCCCGCCACCCGGGAGCTGATCCAGGGCTACGCGGCCCGGGTGAACGAGGGGCTCCAGCGCTGGCAGACGATCAAGAAGTTCCGGCTGCTGCCCCGGGACCTCGACGTGGAGCACGGCGACCTCACCCCGAGCCTCAAGCTGAAGCGCCCGGCGGTCGAGCGTGAGTTCCAGCACCTGATCGACGAGATGTACCAGGGCGCCCGGGAGAGCTGA
- the hemW gene encoding radical SAM family heme chaperone HemW encodes MPSVLPDGEPMPPDGSLPAAALDGAADRPLAFYLHVPYCATRCGYCDFNTYTASELRGSGGVLASRDNYAATVAEEVRHARTVLGDDPRPVRTVFVGGGTPTLLPARDLVAMVETVRKEFGLAEDAEITTEANPESVGPEYLEELRAGGFNRISFGMQSARRHVLKVLDRTHTPGRPEACVAEARAAGFGHVNLDLIYGTPGESDEDWRASLTAAVGAGPDHISAYALIVEEGTQLARRIRRGEVPMTDDDVHADRYLIAESVLAEAGYSWYEVSNWATSEAGRCLHNELYWRGADWWGAGPGAHSHVGGVRWWNVKHPGAYAAALAEGRSPGAGRELLSDEDRRVERVLLELRLVDGVPLSLLRPAGLEAARRALADGLLEASAYDGGRAVLTLRGRLLADAVVRDLVD; translated from the coding sequence ATGCCTTCCGTACTGCCCGACGGTGAGCCCATGCCCCCGGACGGGTCGCTCCCGGCCGCCGCGCTCGACGGCGCCGCCGACCGGCCGCTCGCCTTCTATCTGCACGTGCCGTACTGCGCCACCCGCTGCGGCTACTGCGACTTCAATACCTACACCGCCAGTGAGCTGCGCGGTTCCGGTGGTGTGCTCGCCTCCCGGGACAACTACGCGGCGACGGTCGCGGAGGAGGTCCGCCACGCCCGTACGGTGCTCGGCGACGACCCCCGCCCGGTGCGCACGGTCTTCGTCGGCGGCGGTACGCCCACCCTGCTGCCCGCGCGGGACCTGGTGGCGATGGTGGAGACCGTCCGGAAGGAGTTCGGCCTCGCCGAGGACGCGGAGATCACCACCGAGGCCAATCCGGAGTCCGTCGGTCCGGAGTATCTGGAGGAGCTGCGGGCCGGGGGCTTCAACCGGATCTCGTTCGGGATGCAGAGCGCCCGGCGGCATGTCCTGAAGGTGCTCGACCGCACCCACACCCCCGGCAGGCCCGAAGCCTGCGTGGCCGAGGCGCGTGCGGCGGGCTTCGGCCATGTGAACCTGGACCTGATCTACGGCACCCCCGGCGAGAGCGACGAGGACTGGCGCGCGTCCCTGACGGCGGCGGTCGGCGCGGGCCCCGACCACATCTCCGCGTACGCCCTGATCGTGGAGGAGGGCACCCAGCTCGCGCGGCGCATCCGCCGGGGCGAGGTGCCGATGACCGACGACGACGTGCACGCCGACCGCTATCTGATCGCCGAATCCGTCCTCGCGGAAGCGGGCTACTCCTGGTACGAGGTGTCCAACTGGGCCACCTCCGAGGCCGGGCGCTGCCTCCACAACGAGCTGTACTGGCGGGGCGCGGACTGGTGGGGCGCGGGACCCGGGGCCCACAGCCATGTCGGCGGGGTGCGCTGGTGGAACGTGAAACACCCGGGCGCCTATGCCGCCGCGCTCGCCGAGGGCCGGTCGCCGGGCGCGGGCCGGGAGCTGCTGTCGGACGAGGACCGCCGGGTCGAACGGGTCCTGCTGGAGCTGCGGCTCGTCGACGGGGTGCCGCTGTCGCTGCTGCGGCCCGCCGGGCTCGAAGCGGCGCGCCGCGCGCTCGCCGACGGACTGCTCGAAGCGTCCGCGTACGACGGGGGACGTGCCGTGCTCACCCTGAGGGGGCGCCTGCTGGCGGACGCGGTGGTACGCGACCTCGTCGACTGA
- a CDS encoding DUF3097 domain-containing protein, with protein MRSYSPDLTPPWKRPGRQAVPEVPAEPDLVVEEVATGYCGAVIGCEAGTVTLEDRFGKRRVFPLAPRGFLLEGSVVTLVRPARSPAAPARTASGSVAVPGTRARVARAGRIYVEGRHDAELVERVWGDDLRIEGVVVEYLEGVDDLPAVVAEFAPGPDARLGVLVDHLVPGSKESRIAASVTGPDVLVVGHPYIDVWAAVKPSSLGIGAWPAVPRGQDWKTGVCRALGWPERTGAAWQHILSRVHSYRDLEPALLGRVEELIDFVTAPPGDGNG; from the coding sequence ATGCGCAGCTACAGCCCCGATCTGACGCCCCCGTGGAAGCGGCCCGGCCGCCAGGCCGTCCCCGAGGTGCCCGCCGAACCCGATCTCGTGGTGGAGGAGGTGGCCACCGGGTACTGCGGGGCGGTGATCGGCTGCGAGGCCGGGACGGTGACCCTGGAGGACCGCTTCGGCAAGCGGCGGGTCTTCCCGCTCGCCCCGCGGGGCTTTCTGCTGGAGGGGAGCGTCGTCACCCTGGTCCGCCCGGCACGGTCGCCCGCCGCCCCGGCGCGCACCGCGTCGGGCTCGGTGGCCGTCCCCGGGACACGGGCCAGGGTGGCGCGGGCGGGCCGTATCTATGTCGAGGGCCGCCACGACGCCGAGCTGGTCGAACGGGTCTGGGGCGACGATCTGCGGATCGAGGGGGTGGTCGTCGAGTATCTGGAGGGCGTCGACGACCTGCCCGCCGTGGTCGCGGAGTTCGCGCCGGGGCCCGACGCCCGGCTGGGGGTGCTCGTGGACCATCTGGTGCCGGGGTCCAAGGAGTCCCGGATCGCCGCGTCGGTGACGGGGCCGGACGTCCTGGTCGTGGGGCACCCCTACATCGACGTCTGGGCGGCGGTGAAGCCGTCCTCGCTGGGCATCGGTGCCTGGCCGGCGGTCCCGCGCGGCCAGGACTGGAAGACGGGCGTCTGCCGGGCCCTGGGCTGGCCCGAGCGGACAGGCGCGGCCTGGCAGCACATCCTGTCGCGGGTCCACTCGTACAGGGACCTGGAGCCCGCGCTGCTGGGACGGGTGGAGGAGCTGATCGACTTCGTGACCGCGCCCCCGGGGGACGGGAACGGCTGA
- a CDS encoding MBL fold metallo-hydrolase, translated as MNVSWEDLGWERLAAGVGRRRLPGWDATCGLIVGTEGVLLYDTGSTLTEGTELRVQVETLLAGRHVTHIALSHPHFDHVMGTAAFPGAEVFGAVGLDALLRREREELRSDAVRHGVDGAEAARSAELLVAPGHLVTGERMLDLGGGRRVLLANVGPGHTGHDLAVLVPGEPEVVFCGDLVEESGEPQAGPDAIGARWPAALDRLLALGGEDAAYVPGHGAVVDAAFVRAQRAALAERFAVS; from the coding sequence ATGAACGTGAGTTGGGAAGACCTCGGCTGGGAGCGGCTGGCCGCGGGGGTGGGACGGCGCAGGCTCCCCGGCTGGGACGCGACCTGTGGATTGATCGTCGGCACGGAGGGCGTCCTCCTGTACGACACGGGCTCCACCCTCACCGAGGGCACGGAGCTGAGGGTCCAGGTGGAGACCCTGCTCGCGGGGAGGCACGTGACACATATCGCACTGAGCCATCCCCATTTCGACCATGTGATGGGCACCGCCGCGTTCCCGGGGGCGGAGGTCTTCGGCGCCGTGGGCCTGGACGCCCTGCTGCGGCGCGAACGGGAGGAGCTGCGGTCGGACGCCGTGCGCCACGGCGTGGACGGCGCGGAGGCGGCGCGCTCCGCGGAGCTGCTGGTGGCGCCGGGCCACCTGGTCACCGGGGAACGGATGCTGGACCTGGGGGGCGGACGGCGGGTGCTGCTCGCGAACGTGGGTCCCGGGCACACCGGCCACGATCTCGCCGTGCTGGTGCCGGGCGAGCCCGAGGTGGTGTTCTGCGGCGATCTGGTGGAGGAGTCCGGCGAGCCGCAGGCCGGTCCGGACGCCATCGGCGCGCGCTGGCCCGCCGCGCTGGACCGGCTGCTGGCGCTGGGCGGCGAGGACGCGGCCTATGTCCCCGGGCACGGCGCGGTGGTGGACGCGGCCTTCGTCCGGGCCCAGCGCGCGGCGCTGGCGGAGCGGTTCGCGGTGTCGTAG